One part of the Mya arenaria isolate MELC-2E11 chromosome 3, ASM2691426v1 genome encodes these proteins:
- the LOC128227155 gene encoding receptor-type tyrosine-protein phosphatase alpha-like isoform X2: MSLKIPYLVFRFRIFGITSKTTRTKKCQHFYDEFAKLPIGLVYQHNVAAREEYIGKNRYREMYAYDHSRVPLQKERASDCDYINASYINGYGKVQKFIASQGPTKNMIDDFWRMVWQENAEKIVMLTNLVEMATVKCLQYWPEIDQTCSFGGIDISVTGVEKFRDYEIRTIITKKAQSDSRRIQQYHFKAWPDKDVPDNGWCLVEFLNAVETQSTNAPIIVHCSAGVGRTGTFIALDNLVDQARTEKCVRPLQMVEALRRQRVNMVQTKDQYVYLHEALAEALLMGTDHVWHRQFEEVHPFMMATEPGEKQTRMVKQFQLIEQSLTNEAQQMQNGPEYGNMETILSEIDAYRPKLKKRGSNFTPKLGTILLPSFSGKNTFLMCKSPCEEQLEEFWSIVEEQHVITVIMLTSTSCRAHKTCVYMGGNGDGKVGRYSVNFIQERKKKTCNERSFSFRDDNNEVLF, translated from the exons atgagtttgaaaATTCCATACCTGGTATTCAGGTTCAGAATCTTTGGGATTACATCAAAGacaacaagaacaaaaaaatgCCAACACTTTTACGACGAGTTTGCT AAGCTACCCATTGGACTGGTTTATCAACACAATGTGGCTGCAAGAGAAGAATACATAGGGAAGAACAGATACAGGGAGATGTACGCAT ATGACCACTCCCGCGTACCATTACAGAAGGAAAGGGCTTCCGACTGTGATTACATTAATGCGAGCTACATAAAC GGTTATGGTAAAGTTCAAAAGTTTATCGCTTCTCAAG GTCCAACCAAAAACATGATCGACGATTTCTGGCGAATGGTCTGGCAAGAAAATGCTGAAAAGATAGTCATGCTTACTAACCTGGTTGAAATGGCGACG gTAAAGTGCCTTCAATACTGGCCAGAAATAGACCAAACATGCTCATTCGGTGGAATCGACATATCCGTCACTGGTGTTGAGAAGTttagagattatgaaataagaacaataattacTAAAAAG GCCCAAAGTGATTCCAGGCGAATTCAACAGTATCACTTTAAAGCCTGGCCAGACAAAGATGTCCCTGACAATGGATGGTGTCTTGTTGAGTTTTTGAATGCTGTCGAAACACAGTCGACAAATGCACCAATCATAGTACACTGCAG TGCCGGTGTTGGTCGGACCGGCACGTTTATTGCACTTGACAACCTCGTAGATCAGGCAAGGACTGAAAAATGTGTTAGACCGTTGCAAATGGTTGAAGCCCTGAGGCGCCAACGAGTCAACATGGTTCAGACAAAG GATCAGTATGTATACTTGCACGAAGCGCTTGCCGAAGCTCTGCTGATGGGCACTGATCACGTCTGGCATAGACAGTTTGAAGAGGTCCATCCCTTCATGATGGCAACAGAACCGGGAGAGAAACAAACGAGGATGGTTAAACAGTTTCAG TTGATTGAACAAAGTCTTACAAATGAAGCCCAGCAAATGCAGAATGGACCAGAATATGGAAACATGGAAACAATTCTTTCAGAAA TTGACGCATATCGCCCGAAATTAAAGAAACGAGGTTCAAATTTTACACCAAAGCTCGGCACAATCCTGTTGCCA AGCTTTTCCGGGAAGAACACATTCTTGATGTGTAAATCACCATGTGAAGAACAGCTGGAAGAGTTTTGGTCCATTGTTGAGGAGCAGCACGTGATCACCGTCATTATGCTTACCTCTACATCCTGCCGAGCACACAAG ACATGTGTGTACATGGGCGGAAATGGAGATGGAAAAGTTGGACGATATTCCGTTAACTTCATACAAGAAcggaaaaaaaaaacgtgcaaTGAAAGGAGCTTTTCGTTTCGGGACGACAACAATGAGGTTTTGTTCTGA
- the LOC128227155 gene encoding receptor-type tyrosine-protein phosphatase epsilon-like isoform X1 — translation MSLKIPYLVFRFRIFGITSKTTRTKKCQHFYDEFAKLPIGLVYQHNVAAREEYIGKNRYREMYAYDHSRVPLQKERASDCDYINASYINGYGKVQKFIASQGPTKNMIDDFWRMVWQENAEKIVMLTNLVEMATVKCLQYWPEIDQTCSFGGIDISVTGVEKFRDYEIRTIITKKAQSDSRRIQQYHFKAWPDKDVPDNGWCLVEFLNAVETQSTNAPIIVHCSAGVGRTGTFIALDNLVDQARTEKCVRPLQMVEALRRQRVNMVQTKDQYVYLHEALAEALLMGTDHVWHRQFEEVHPFMMATEPGEKQTRMVKQFQLIEQSLTNEAQQMQNGPEYGNMETILSEIDAYRPKLKKRGSNFTPKLGTILLPSFSGKNTFLMCKSPCEEQLEEFWSIVEEQHVITVIMLTSTSCRAHKTCVYMGGNGDGKVGRYSVNFIQERKKKTCNERSFSFRDDNNEDEDYLTTIKQFQFTAWTENETLPPMQNMLDCLDAVRNWQPHLAENKPVLIHCETGHHRCGLLAVLLNELYRMEKTRGQINIVETVKTMKQRNRDIIPNSVQYKFIYDSLLEHVQNSTVYENIKT, via the exons atgagtttgaaaATTCCATACCTGGTATTCAGGTTCAGAATCTTTGGGATTACATCAAAGacaacaagaacaaaaaaatgCCAACACTTTTACGACGAGTTTGCT AAGCTACCCATTGGACTGGTTTATCAACACAATGTGGCTGCAAGAGAAGAATACATAGGGAAGAACAGATACAGGGAGATGTACGCAT ATGACCACTCCCGCGTACCATTACAGAAGGAAAGGGCTTCCGACTGTGATTACATTAATGCGAGCTACATAAAC GGTTATGGTAAAGTTCAAAAGTTTATCGCTTCTCAAG GTCCAACCAAAAACATGATCGACGATTTCTGGCGAATGGTCTGGCAAGAAAATGCTGAAAAGATAGTCATGCTTACTAACCTGGTTGAAATGGCGACG gTAAAGTGCCTTCAATACTGGCCAGAAATAGACCAAACATGCTCATTCGGTGGAATCGACATATCCGTCACTGGTGTTGAGAAGTttagagattatgaaataagaacaataattacTAAAAAG GCCCAAAGTGATTCCAGGCGAATTCAACAGTATCACTTTAAAGCCTGGCCAGACAAAGATGTCCCTGACAATGGATGGTGTCTTGTTGAGTTTTTGAATGCTGTCGAAACACAGTCGACAAATGCACCAATCATAGTACACTGCAG TGCCGGTGTTGGTCGGACCGGCACGTTTATTGCACTTGACAACCTCGTAGATCAGGCAAGGACTGAAAAATGTGTTAGACCGTTGCAAATGGTTGAAGCCCTGAGGCGCCAACGAGTCAACATGGTTCAGACAAAG GATCAGTATGTATACTTGCACGAAGCGCTTGCCGAAGCTCTGCTGATGGGCACTGATCACGTCTGGCATAGACAGTTTGAAGAGGTCCATCCCTTCATGATGGCAACAGAACCGGGAGAGAAACAAACGAGGATGGTTAAACAGTTTCAG TTGATTGAACAAAGTCTTACAAATGAAGCCCAGCAAATGCAGAATGGACCAGAATATGGAAACATGGAAACAATTCTTTCAGAAA TTGACGCATATCGCCCGAAATTAAAGAAACGAGGTTCAAATTTTACACCAAAGCTCGGCACAATCCTGTTGCCA AGCTTTTCCGGGAAGAACACATTCTTGATGTGTAAATCACCATGTGAAGAACAGCTGGAAGAGTTTTGGTCCATTGTTGAGGAGCAGCACGTGATCACCGTCATTATGCTTACCTCTACATCCTGCCGAGCACACAAG ACATGTGTGTACATGGGCGGAAATGGAGATGGAAAAGTTGGACGATATTCCGTTAACTTCATACAAGAAcggaaaaaaaaaacgtgcaaTGAAAGGAGCTTTTCGTTTCGGGACGACAACAATGAG GACGAAGATTAtctaacaacaataaaacagtttcaattCACCGCTTGGACTGAGAACGAAACACTCCCAccaatgcaaaacatgttagACTGCCTCGATGCCGTGAGAAATTGGCAGCCGCACCTAGCcgaaaacaaacctgttttaatTCACTGCGA GACGGGCCATCATAGATGTGGACTTCTAGCAGTACTTCTAAATGAGCTCTATCGCATGGAAAAGACACGGGGTCAGATAAACATCGTGGAAACTGTGAAGACAATGAAACAGAGAAACAGGGACATCATACCCAATAGT GTccaatataaattcatttacgATTCACTTTTGGAACATGTCCAGAACTCAACTGTATATGAGAACATCAAAACTTGA